A window of the Virgibacillus pantothenticus genome harbors these coding sequences:
- a CDS encoding S8 family serine peptidase, with translation MKLRLTIKRSFIMLFVFLLMFSSFSTVHAVKQLPQMKNQPDLTSEKLKETSNPNKKVRVIVEVEDKPAIEIATKKGIMFKQMPKNEKKKLENGAKKKQKSVKEEMKQKKVDATYYEEFTTVVNGFSAEVKQGDLEKIKEMNNVKKVHTVNEYKRPIAIPDMKYSKELVEAQQAWREYDFKGEGMVVGIIDTGIDPTHQDMMLSDEQTAELTEDEVEQIVDNESLPGKFYTEKIPYGYNYMDNNGEIREIHAGANYHGMHVAGTVAANGNEESSGVVGVAPEAQLLALKVFGNDPEMQSTFGDIYVKAIDDAIKLGADALNMSLGSPAGYVNDDAPEQQAVSRAVENGVLMSISAGNNALFGDGFAYPDAANPDYGVAGSPGVSSDSLQVASFENTFMEVDKLTYTIDDQKESAAFLSAGNTSPDADGTSFPVFDAGLGYPEDFEGKDPEGKYALIQRGELAFTDKALNAQAAGAAGVIIYNNTDGIIRMATSAEITIPQLFMLKSDGDKLAAALAEEKPVNIVFSGETTTIDNPDAGKMSAFTSWGLTPNLDFKPEITAPGGQIYSTLNDNQYGLMSGTSMAAPHVAGGGALVLQRVDEEFGYEQADRIQFAKNVIMNTADQIQFEEEPVSPRRQGSGIMQLHAALTTPVVVTESKTKEAKVALKEISENRVSFELTAENFQDTAVSYDVTATAQTDTAANSNENFVTAPNLLPSNDLGDIVTINGKEQATIEVPANGKTTFTVTVDVSSVDNQLSEVFTSGYWLEGFVRLTDRTDSHPQLTVPYVGFKGKWDKASIFDQPVWEEDSFYGMTGVVTSTGKDENGDMQYNYLGEDLATGEIDPEKIAFSPNDDGIKDDALPILSFLRNAKEARFTVLDEQGKKIRTIRLESGIRKDYYDSGNGTYYSISSDRVWDGKIKGKPAPEGNYYLQAEAKIDYKGAEWQTLQLPIILDTTAPKVEATYSFDDEKLTVSAQDAKKGSGVASWEVFVNKEPVLEEPYVNGEKEHPLSDIDPDATITVRVQDYAGNETEVKAEMQEPDKTAPDLRLITPENLGVDNQREVVFSGYVTDKSGVKEVTIDGKKATLEFNKENKRYEFSLSVKHKKDGYYFKHMKAVDNLGNETEIGRRYFVDTKEAKLNIKGKKKTKEDTLTVKAKVRDNFDDINVFVDGDHVYKHELSEPYGKNSFNEQIEVELELEDGKNEFEFKVVDLAGHETVKTYTVTKHEDSKEDEGEEGNEFENFFSYLFSKLWIMFGKLWTVFG, from the coding sequence ATGAAGCTAAGATTGACCATTAAACGCTCTTTTATTATGTTATTTGTATTTTTACTTATGTTTAGCAGTTTTTCCACGGTGCATGCAGTGAAGCAATTACCTCAGATGAAAAATCAGCCAGACCTTACATCAGAAAAATTAAAAGAAACGAGTAATCCTAATAAAAAGGTCCGAGTCATTGTAGAAGTGGAAGATAAACCAGCAATAGAAATAGCAACAAAAAAAGGCATAATGTTTAAGCAAATGCCGAAAAATGAAAAGAAAAAATTGGAAAACGGCGCCAAGAAAAAACAAAAGTCGGTAAAAGAAGAAATGAAGCAGAAAAAAGTCGATGCAACCTATTACGAGGAATTTACAACGGTTGTCAATGGCTTTAGTGCAGAAGTAAAGCAAGGTGATCTGGAAAAAATTAAAGAAATGAATAACGTAAAAAAGGTTCATACCGTAAATGAGTACAAACGCCCAATTGCTATACCGGATATGAAATATAGTAAAGAATTAGTAGAAGCACAGCAGGCTTGGAGAGAATATGACTTTAAGGGGGAAGGGATGGTTGTTGGTATTATTGATACCGGGATTGACCCAACTCACCAGGATATGATGTTATCTGATGAACAAACTGCTGAACTAACAGAAGATGAAGTGGAACAGATCGTCGATAACGAATCGCTTCCGGGAAAATTTTATACAGAAAAAATCCCATATGGCTACAATTATATGGATAACAATGGTGAAATACGAGAAATACATGCTGGAGCAAACTATCACGGTATGCATGTTGCAGGTACTGTTGCAGCAAATGGAAATGAAGAGAGTAGCGGTGTTGTTGGGGTTGCTCCAGAAGCACAGCTGCTTGCATTGAAAGTGTTTGGAAATGACCCAGAAATGCAGTCTACTTTTGGCGATATTTATGTGAAAGCAATTGATGATGCGATTAAGCTAGGCGCAGACGCTTTAAATATGAGCTTAGGTTCGCCAGCTGGCTATGTCAATGATGATGCACCTGAGCAACAAGCTGTTTCTCGTGCTGTCGAAAATGGGGTACTTATGTCCATTTCTGCCGGTAATAATGCTTTATTTGGTGATGGATTTGCTTATCCTGATGCGGCTAATCCGGATTATGGTGTAGCAGGATCACCAGGTGTCTCTTCTGATTCACTCCAGGTTGCTTCATTTGAAAATACATTTATGGAAGTAGATAAGTTAACCTATACCATTGACGATCAAAAAGAGTCAGCAGCCTTTTTATCAGCAGGCAATACAAGTCCTGATGCCGATGGCACTTCCTTCCCTGTATTCGATGCTGGGCTTGGGTATCCTGAAGACTTTGAAGGAAAAGATCCAGAAGGAAAATATGCATTAATCCAACGTGGCGAATTGGCTTTTACGGATAAAGCGTTAAATGCACAAGCTGCCGGTGCTGCTGGCGTTATTATTTATAATAATACGGATGGGATTATCAGGATGGCTACCTCCGCTGAGATCACCATTCCGCAGTTATTTATGTTAAAAAGTGATGGCGATAAACTTGCAGCAGCATTAGCAGAAGAGAAGCCAGTGAATATCGTATTTTCCGGTGAAACGACCACGATTGACAACCCGGACGCTGGGAAAATGAGTGCATTCACTTCTTGGGGGCTTACGCCAAATCTTGACTTCAAGCCAGAAATAACCGCCCCGGGAGGGCAAATCTATTCTACATTAAACGATAATCAATACGGTTTAATGAGCGGAACATCGATGGCTGCACCGCATGTAGCTGGAGGTGGGGCGCTAGTTTTACAGCGTGTCGATGAGGAGTTTGGTTATGAGCAGGCAGACCGGATTCAGTTTGCCAAAAACGTCATAATGAATACGGCAGACCAAATACAGTTTGAAGAGGAACCAGTTTCTCCACGGCGTCAAGGCTCCGGTATCATGCAGCTTCATGCAGCACTAACTACGCCAGTTGTAGTTACAGAATCGAAAACAAAGGAAGCAAAAGTTGCACTAAAAGAGATTTCTGAGAACCGGGTTTCTTTTGAATTAACTGCAGAAAATTTCCAAGATACGGCTGTGAGTTATGATGTAACAGCAACTGCTCAAACGGATACAGCTGCAAATAGCAATGAAAATTTCGTTACGGCACCAAATCTTTTACCGTCTAACGATCTAGGAGACATTGTAACAATTAATGGGAAAGAACAGGCAACGATAGAAGTGCCTGCAAATGGGAAGACTACCTTTACCGTAACCGTTGATGTAAGCTCTGTTGATAACCAATTATCGGAAGTATTTACAAGTGGGTACTGGTTAGAAGGGTTTGTTAGGTTAACAGATCGAACAGACTCACATCCACAGTTAACTGTTCCTTATGTAGGCTTTAAAGGGAAATGGGACAAAGCATCGATTTTTGATCAACCAGTATGGGAAGAGGATTCATTTTATGGTATGACAGGGGTGGTCACTTCTACCGGTAAAGATGAAAATGGAGACATGCAGTATAACTATTTAGGAGAAGATTTAGCCACTGGAGAGATCGATCCTGAAAAAATTGCCTTTTCTCCGAATGATGATGGCATAAAAGATGATGCTCTGCCAATATTGTCATTTTTAAGAAATGCAAAAGAAGCGCGGTTTACCGTACTAGATGAACAAGGGAAAAAAATTCGTACCATCCGTTTAGAGTCAGGAATTAGAAAAGATTATTATGATTCCGGAAATGGAACCTATTATTCTATTTCTTCCGACAGAGTTTGGGATGGCAAGATTAAAGGAAAACCTGCTCCAGAAGGAAACTATTATTTACAGGCAGAAGCAAAAATCGATTATAAAGGCGCAGAATGGCAAACGTTGCAACTCCCAATAATTTTGGATACAACAGCTCCCAAAGTAGAAGCAACGTATAGCTTTGATGATGAAAAGCTTACGGTTTCAGCACAAGATGCTAAAAAAGGAAGTGGTGTTGCTTCTTGGGAGGTTTTTGTAAATAAGGAGCCTGTGCTGGAAGAGCCTTATGTGAATGGCGAAAAAGAGCATCCTTTATCGGATATAGATCCTGACGCAACGATAACGGTACGAGTACAGGATTATGCAGGAAATGAAACAGAGGTCAAAGCAGAGATGCAGGAGCCAGATAAAACTGCACCTGATTTACGCTTAATTACTCCAGAGAATCTAGGAGTGGATAATCAGCGAGAAGTTGTTTTCTCTGGTTATGTAACGGATAAATCTGGTGTGAAAGAAGTAACTATAGATGGCAAAAAAGCAACACTGGAGTTTAATAAAGAAAACAAACGCTATGAATTTTCCTTATCTGTTAAGCACAAAAAGGACGGATACTATTTCAAACATATGAAAGCAGTGGACAATCTTGGGAATGAAACGGAAATAGGACGCCGTTATTTTGTCGATACGAAGGAAGCAAAATTAAATATTAAAGGGAAAAAGAAAACAAAAGAAGATACGCTTACAGTAAAAGCGAAAGTGCGTGATAATTTTGATGATATAAACGTATTTGTTGATGGGGACCATGTTTATAAACACGAGCTTTCTGAACCTTACGGAAAAAATAGCTTCAACGAGCAAATAGAAGTAGAACTTGAATTAGAAGACGGAAAAAATGAATTTGAGTTTAAAGTCGTTGATTTAGCAGGGCATGAAACAGTTAAAACATATACTGTCACGAAACATGAGGATAGCAAAGAAGATGAAGGTGAAGAAGGGAATGAATTTGAGAATTTCTTCTCCTATCTGTTTTCAAAACTATGGATCATGTTCGGTAAGCTGTGGACGGTGTTTGGTTAA
- the gndA gene encoding NADP-dependent phosphogluconate dehydrogenase, with amino-acid sequence MEKQQIGVIGLAVMGKNLALNIESRGYSVTVYNRSGDKTDAFLDNEAKGKQFKGTKTIEEFVESLEKPRKILLMVKAGAPTDATIESLLPYLEKGDILIDGGNTLYEDTIRRNKALEKSGIHFIGTGVSGGEEGALKGPSIMPGGQKEAHELVAPIFEAIAAKVDGAACTTYIGPDGAGHYVKMVHNGIEYGDMQLIAEAYFILKHVLGMEADELHEVFADWNKGELDSYLIEITADIFTKKDEETGKPLVDVILDTAGQKGTGKWTSKNALDLGVPLPLITESVFARFISAMKDERVRASEELHGPEKKEFTGDKKELIEAVRKALYMSKICSYAQGFAQMRAQSEENDWNLNYGEIAMIWRGGCIIRAQFLQKIKDAYERTPDLANLLLDPYFKEIVKNYQDALREVVAIAIKHGIAVPAFSSAIAYYDSYRSADLPANLVQAQRDYFGAHTYQRKDKEGVFHTNWF; translated from the coding sequence ATGGAAAAACAACAAATTGGTGTTATCGGTTTAGCAGTAATGGGGAAAAACTTAGCATTAAATATTGAAAGCCGTGGCTATTCGGTTACCGTTTATAACCGTTCTGGCGATAAAACAGATGCTTTTTTGGACAATGAAGCAAAAGGAAAACAATTTAAAGGTACTAAAACAATCGAGGAATTTGTGGAATCACTGGAAAAACCACGAAAAATATTATTAATGGTAAAAGCTGGTGCTCCAACAGATGCGACCATTGAATCGCTTCTTCCATATTTGGAGAAAGGCGATATTTTAATTGATGGTGGTAATACGCTTTATGAAGATACGATACGTCGTAATAAGGCCCTTGAAAAATCAGGCATACATTTTATCGGCACAGGTGTATCAGGTGGAGAAGAGGGAGCGTTAAAGGGACCTTCCATTATGCCAGGAGGTCAAAAAGAAGCGCATGAGCTAGTAGCGCCAATTTTTGAAGCTATTGCAGCCAAAGTAGATGGAGCTGCTTGTACAACATATATTGGACCAGATGGCGCAGGGCATTATGTAAAAATGGTGCACAACGGTATTGAATATGGAGATATGCAGCTTATAGCAGAAGCGTACTTTATTTTAAAGCATGTGCTTGGAATGGAAGCAGACGAGTTGCATGAAGTATTTGCAGATTGGAATAAAGGCGAATTAGACAGTTATCTTATCGAGATCACAGCAGATATTTTCACCAAAAAAGATGAAGAAACTGGAAAACCATTAGTTGACGTTATTCTAGATACGGCAGGACAAAAAGGAACTGGAAAGTGGACAAGTAAAAACGCTCTTGATTTAGGTGTACCTCTTCCATTAATTACCGAGTCCGTATTTGCACGTTTTATTTCTGCCATGAAGGATGAGCGCGTACGCGCAAGTGAAGAGCTGCATGGTCCAGAGAAAAAGGAATTTACTGGCGATAAAAAAGAGCTTATTGAAGCGGTAAGAAAAGCACTATATATGAGTAAAATTTGTTCCTATGCTCAAGGGTTCGCACAAATGCGTGCGCAATCAGAAGAGAATGATTGGAATTTGAATTACGGTGAGATTGCGATGATCTGGCGCGGGGGATGTATTATTCGTGCACAATTCCTGCAAAAGATTAAAGATGCATACGAAAGAACACCGGATTTAGCTAATTTACTGCTTGATCCATATTTTAAAGAAATCGTAAAAAACTACCAAGACGCCCTGCGTGAAGTCGTCGCTATTGCAATTAAGCATGGAATTGCTGTACCAGCTTTTTCAAGTGCCATTGCTTATTATGACAGTTATCGTTCCGCTGATTTACCAGCAAACCTGGTACAAGCACAGCGTGATTACTTCGGTGCGCACACGTACCAACGAAAAGACAAAGAAGGCGTCTTTCACACAAACTGGTTTTAA
- a CDS encoding glycosyltransferase family 4 protein translates to MINYVDLIIAFGIAVITSFLLTYPVKRLAIFIGAVDFPNYRKIHTKVTPRLGGLAIFFGMVAGLVYLQPSHPHLAEIAAGAVVIIITGALDDRFSIQPVVKLTGQLIAASFLVSSGLIIEKLTLPLFGTVELGFASVLITVLWVVGITNAINLIDGLDGLATGVTTIALISICVMAFIDMQIIVAYLCIVLIGSNLGFLYHNFYPAKIYMGDTGSNFLGYMIAVVSMLGLFKNVALFSFVIPIIVLAVPIFDTLFAIARRAYNKENIMMPDNKHIHYQLLQAGYSHRKTVLIIYGFSGLFGIMAVLFSNASITVAFIITIIVLILLHLFAEMAGIVMGGKRPVLRMLRLLITKRKRDQ, encoded by the coding sequence ATGATAAATTATGTGGATTTAATTATAGCCTTTGGGATTGCAGTTATTACTTCTTTTTTGCTGACATATCCCGTAAAGAGATTAGCTATCTTTATCGGTGCCGTTGACTTCCCCAATTATCGCAAAATACATACGAAAGTAACGCCTCGGCTTGGAGGCTTAGCCATTTTTTTTGGTATGGTTGCAGGGTTAGTATATTTACAACCAAGCCACCCGCATTTAGCTGAAATTGCTGCTGGAGCAGTTGTTATTATTATAACCGGTGCTCTAGATGATCGTTTCAGCATTCAGCCAGTTGTTAAATTAACAGGACAATTGATCGCAGCTTCGTTTTTGGTTTCTTCTGGGCTGATTATTGAAAAATTGACGCTTCCGCTCTTTGGCACCGTTGAATTGGGATTTGCAAGTGTACTAATTACGGTTCTCTGGGTGGTCGGGATTACCAATGCAATTAATTTAATTGATGGACTAGATGGTTTAGCAACTGGGGTAACAACGATTGCTTTAATCAGTATTTGTGTCATGGCTTTTATTGATATGCAAATCATAGTCGCTTATTTATGTATCGTGTTAATTGGCAGCAATCTCGGTTTTTTATATCACAATTTTTACCCTGCCAAAATTTATATGGGTGATACAGGCTCCAATTTTTTAGGCTATATGATTGCGGTAGTTTCCATGCTTGGTTTATTTAAAAATGTTGCTTTGTTTAGCTTTGTTATTCCAATTATTGTCTTGGCTGTACCAATATTTGACACACTGTTTGCCATTGCAAGAAGAGCATATAATAAAGAGAATATTATGATGCCTGATAATAAGCATATTCATTATCAACTTTTACAAGCAGGGTATAGTCATCGTAAAACAGTATTAATCATATACGGGTTTAGTGGATTGTTTGGCATCATGGCGGTGCTGTTTTCCAATGCAAGTATAACAGTCGCCTTTATCATTACGATCATTGTGCTTATTCTGCTCCATTTGTTTGCCGAAATGGCTGGAATAGTGATGGGAGGGAAGCGACCGGTTTTACGTATGCTTCGCCTGCTCATTACCAAGCGAAAAAGAGATCAATAA
- the hprK gene encoding HPr(Ser) kinase/phosphatase, producing MKSITVKQLAKQFNLEILAGNDELERLITKPRTHRPGLEFIGFFDFFPMEHVQVLGKKEIAYLHQLTHDERRSRIGNIVKYHPPCFIVTSEQEGLMYLTQFCNEEGIPLLRTKEPTSTFIEKYDAYMIKSLAPETAIHAVCVNIFGLGILIRGKSGIGKSEIAHTLIGRGHRLVADDIVVLKKLGPDTLLGTHNETNKEFLALRSVGLLNVVRLYGRKAFQEETRIALDIHLTEWEKDALNNELELETKTNDYMGVTIPTIEIQLQPGRDVVGLIEAAANNWYLKQQGYSAAEEFIQRLESDMENKGKTN from the coding sequence ATGAAATCCATCACCGTAAAGCAATTAGCAAAACAATTCAATTTAGAAATTTTGGCAGGAAATGATGAATTAGAGCGTTTAATAACGAAGCCGCGAACACATCGCCCTGGGCTGGAATTTATCGGTTTTTTTGATTTTTTCCCAATGGAGCATGTTCAGGTGTTAGGGAAAAAGGAGATCGCCTATTTACATCAATTAACCCATGATGAAAGAAGGTCGCGAATTGGCAATATCGTGAAATACCATCCGCCTTGTTTTATTGTAACCTCCGAACAAGAAGGATTGATGTATTTAACTCAATTTTGTAATGAAGAGGGTATTCCACTACTTCGTACAAAAGAGCCTACATCCACTTTTATTGAAAAATATGATGCTTATATGATCAAGTCATTAGCACCGGAAACAGCAATTCATGCTGTTTGTGTTAACATTTTTGGGCTTGGAATACTCATTCGTGGAAAATCAGGGATTGGAAAAAGTGAAATTGCCCACACGTTGATAGGTAGAGGGCATCGATTAGTGGCGGACGATATCGTTGTTTTAAAAAAACTCGGTCCGGATACTTTATTAGGAACACATAATGAAACGAATAAAGAGTTTCTCGCTTTACGAAGTGTCGGTTTACTAAATGTCGTTCGTTTGTATGGAAGGAAGGCGTTTCAAGAAGAAACACGTATCGCATTGGATATTCATTTAACAGAATGGGAAAAAGATGCTTTAAACAATGAATTGGAACTTGAAACAAAGACGAATGATTATATGGGGGTTACTATACCTACAATAGAAATTCAATTGCAACCAGGACGCGATGTCGTCGGCTTAATTGAAGCTGCGGCAAATAACTGGTATTTAAAACAACAAGGCTATAGTGCAGCAGAAGAATTTATTCAACGTCTAGAATCAGATATGGAAAATAAGGGGAAAACTAATTAA
- the lipA gene encoding lipoyl synthase translates to MSKNTTPLRKPAWLKTKINTNQSYRGLKKLMRENRLNTVCEEARCPNIHECWSERKTATFMILGDTCTRGCRFCAVKTGLPNELDWGEPERVADSVAIMGLKHVVVTAVARDDLNDGGAAVFAETVRAIRRKNPGCTIEILPSDMKGDYESLHTLMDSEPDIFNHNIETVRRLTKRVRARAMYDRSLQLLQRVKEIKPNTPTKSSIMVGLGEEKEEIIQAMDDLLAHQVDIMTIGQYLQPTKKHLQVERYYHPDEFEELKKIALEKGFKHCEAGPLVRSSYHADEQVSKTSAQRRIDYMKGYESQEKKQVDFQF, encoded by the coding sequence ATGTCTAAAAATACAACACCCCTAAGAAAACCTGCATGGTTAAAAACGAAAATCAATACGAATCAGTCGTATCGTGGTTTAAAGAAGTTAATGCGGGAGAATCGTCTCAATACAGTGTGCGAGGAAGCTCGTTGTCCTAATATCCACGAATGTTGGAGCGAGAGAAAGACAGCAACCTTTATGATTTTAGGTGATACATGTACAAGGGGATGCCGCTTTTGTGCTGTAAAGACAGGATTACCAAATGAATTGGATTGGGGAGAACCAGAACGCGTAGCTGATTCAGTTGCAATCATGGGACTAAAGCATGTTGTCGTGACAGCTGTTGCTCGTGACGATTTAAATGATGGGGGGGCAGCTGTTTTTGCAGAAACTGTTCGGGCGATTAGACGTAAAAATCCAGGCTGTACGATTGAGATTCTGCCTTCTGATATGAAAGGGGATTATGAAAGCTTACATACGTTAATGGATAGCGAGCCAGATATTTTTAATCATAATATTGAAACAGTAAGGCGGCTAACAAAACGGGTTCGGGCTAGGGCAATGTATGATCGTTCTCTCCAGCTTTTGCAGCGGGTAAAAGAAATCAAGCCGAATACGCCGACGAAATCAAGTATAATGGTTGGTTTGGGAGAAGAAAAAGAGGAAATTATTCAAGCAATGGATGACTTGTTAGCTCACCAAGTAGATATAATGACAATTGGTCAATATTTGCAACCGACGAAAAAGCATTTACAAGTTGAACGCTATTATCATCCCGATGAATTTGAAGAATTAAAGAAAATAGCTCTGGAAAAAGGGTTTAAGCATTGTGAAGCAGGGCCTTTAGTCCGTTCTTCTTACCATGCTGATGAGCAGGTGAGCAAGACTTCTGCACAACGGAGAATTGATTATATGAAAGGATATGAGAGTCAAGAAAAAAAGCAAGTTGATTTCCAATTCTAA
- a CDS encoding lipoate--protein ligase family protein, which translates to MKEQWGFLENVPHDAAINMALDEALLQWHYEEKIPPTLRFYQWRKPTLSIGHFQKLEGRIDLEGVQKHQCQLVRRMTGGSAVLHDDELTYSIVISESHPSVASSIRQAYYDLSKGILEGYNHLGIKASYAESVSKERSNICFERPAFYEMVVDGKKLSGNAQTRKKGVLLQHGSIPISMNVDMLFDMFIFPNEKIKMRKKQAFWNKATTINRILQKNISYDTVKAAFKKGFSEGLEIELKEFSLTKSQWNEVYRLAEKKYANLPLEGAVSHV; encoded by the coding sequence ATGAAAGAACAATGGGGATTTTTAGAAAACGTACCTCATGACGCTGCAATTAATATGGCCTTAGATGAAGCACTGTTACAGTGGCATTATGAAGAAAAAATACCTCCAACATTACGTTTTTATCAATGGAGGAAACCTACTCTTTCCATTGGACATTTTCAAAAATTGGAGGGGAGAATTGATTTAGAAGGCGTTCAGAAGCACCAATGCCAATTGGTTCGGAGAATGACTGGAGGAAGTGCTGTGCTGCATGACGATGAATTAACTTATAGCATTGTTATTTCCGAATCGCACCCGTCTGTAGCTTCGTCAATTCGCCAAGCCTATTATGATTTATCCAAAGGAATTCTGGAAGGATATAACCATTTAGGAATAAAAGCAAGTTATGCTGAATCGGTATCTAAGGAGCGAAGCAATATTTGTTTTGAGCGCCCAGCATTTTATGAAATGGTCGTGGATGGTAAAAAACTTTCAGGAAATGCACAGACGAGGAAAAAAGGAGTACTCCTTCAGCACGGATCGATCCCTATATCGATGAATGTAGATATGCTGTTCGATATGTTTATTTTTCCAAATGAAAAAATAAAAATGAGAAAGAAGCAAGCTTTTTGGAACAAAGCTACAACCATAAACCGGATTTTACAGAAAAATATTTCGTATGACACCGTGAAAGCAGCTTTTAAAAAAGGTTTTTCAGAAGGTCTCGAAATTGAACTGAAAGAATTTTCATTAACAAAAAGCCAGTGGAATGAAGTGTATCGGTTAGCTGAAAAAAAATATGCTAATTTACCATTAGAAGGAGCGGTTTCTCATGTCTAA
- a CDS encoding MurR/RpiR family transcriptional regulator, with the protein MNSILDEVLLKYQTLSKTEKKVADYVINNSQHLLNIHIKELASKISVSVATITRFCKKIGVSNFVEFKILLRDAVEETIESNEAIEKVAQVYNSVIKSTHSVATVNDYELVSNWIQNANRIHIYGIGSSGLSAEELKIRLSRMGYSVDTHTDSHAMVINASILTKNDVVIAISSSGQTKEVIDSVQLAKSKGARVVTVTNFSETSLAKQSDIILYTASVQHYQTKGFMNSQLSILICLDIISMMLLTNEEASTNYNQTLSKLEEYKKI; encoded by the coding sequence ATGAATTCTATCCTTGATGAGGTGCTATTAAAATACCAAACATTAAGTAAAACCGAAAAAAAAGTTGCTGATTATGTAATAAATAATAGCCAACATTTATTAAATATACATATAAAAGAATTAGCTAGTAAAATAAGTGTTTCTGTAGCTACAATTACGCGTTTTTGTAAAAAAATTGGGGTAAGTAACTTTGTAGAATTTAAAATATTATTACGTGATGCAGTCGAGGAAACTATTGAGTCTAATGAAGCAATAGAAAAGGTTGCGCAAGTTTATAACTCTGTGATTAAATCAACACACTCTGTAGCAACTGTTAATGATTATGAACTTGTTTCCAACTGGATACAAAACGCTAATCGAATTCATATCTATGGTATTGGTAGCTCTGGTTTGTCCGCTGAAGAACTTAAAATAAGATTAAGCAGAATGGGGTATAGTGTAGATACGCATACAGATTCACATGCTATGGTTATTAATGCCTCTATTCTTACAAAAAACGATGTCGTTATTGCCATATCATCTTCTGGACAGACAAAAGAAGTGATTGATAGCGTACAACTAGCCAAATCAAAGGGAGCGAGGGTCGTCACCGTTACCAATTTTTCTGAAACCAGTTTAGCAAAACAGTCAGATATTATCCTGTATACCGCAAGTGTACAGCACTATCAAACAAAAGGTTTTATGAACAGTCAGTTATCTATTTTAATTTGTTTAGACATAATTAGTATGATGCTATTAACCAATGAAGAGGCGAGTACGAATTATAACCAGACACTGTCTAAATTAGAAGAATATAAAAAAATATAG
- a CDS encoding N-acetylmannosamine-6-phosphate 2-epimerase, protein MYLKQLEKQLIVSCQALEHEPLHSSEMMAKMALAAVQGGAKGIRANSVADIKAIKNQVNVPIIGLMKQDYEDSDVYITPTKKEVKALLEVGTDIIAMDATMRKRPGDETLEGIITFIKSQSNTEIMADISTVEEAKHAEELGFDCVSTTLVGYTQETEGQHIATNNFKLLHEIRSAVSIPVIAEGKISTPQTAFKALENGAYFVVVGSAITRPQLITKTFVDEVQKYSANN, encoded by the coding sequence ATGTATTTAAAACAACTAGAAAAACAACTGATTGTATCTTGCCAAGCGTTGGAGCATGAACCGTTACATTCCTCAGAAATGATGGCAAAAATGGCTCTAGCAGCGGTTCAGGGTGGTGCAAAAGGAATTAGAGCTAATTCTGTAGCCGATATAAAAGCAATTAAAAACCAAGTAAATGTTCCGATAATCGGATTAATGAAGCAAGATTACGAGGATAGTGATGTTTACATTACGCCTACAAAAAAAGAAGTGAAAGCTTTGTTAGAGGTAGGTACAGATATTATTGCCATGGATGCAACCATGCGAAAGCGCCCAGGGGATGAAACGTTAGAAGGCATTATTACATTTATCAAGTCACAATCAAATACGGAAATAATGGCAGATATTTCTACTGTAGAGGAAGCAAAACATGCAGAAGAGTTAGGCTTTGATTGTGTATCGACAACTTTAGTAGGTTACACACAGGAAACAGAAGGACAGCACATTGCAACGAACAATTTTAAACTGTTACATGAGATACGATCAGCAGTATCCATCCCAGTCATTGCAGAAGGGAAAATTAGTACGCCACAAACTGCTTTTAAAGCTCTTGAGAATGGTGCGTATTTTGTGGTAGTAGGCAGCGCAATTACTAGACCGCAATTAATTACCAAAACATTTGTAGATGAGGTTCAAAAATATAGCGCCAACAATTAA